From the uncultured Trichococcus sp. genome, one window contains:
- a CDS encoding PTS sugar transporter subunit IIA — protein sequence MLDEVIKNKRFSFHEGFDSWQNSIRAACQPLIEEGAIESAYPEYIIENVNEFGPYIVIAPDICIPHAQEGKGVNETAICFMRTKVPVNFGPAAEYEARIFFVLASTDNEKHLANLSTLVTLLSDESVVDAFIQANSVADLEKIMEIEGEYLGTTN from the coding sequence ATGTTAGATGAAGTCATCAAAAATAAAAGATTTTCTTTCCACGAGGGATTCGATAGTTGGCAAAACAGCATCCGTGCTGCTTGTCAACCGCTTATCGAAGAAGGCGCCATCGAGAGCGCTTATCCCGAGTACATCATCGAAAACGTAAACGAATTCGGACCTTACATCGTCATCGCACCGGATATCTGCATTCCGCATGCACAAGAAGGCAAGGGCGTAAATGAAACCGCTATCTGCTTTATGCGTACGAAAGTGCCCGTGAACTTCGGGCCGGCAGCCGAGTACGAAGCGCGCATCTTCTTCGTCCTGGCATCGACGGACAACGAGAAGCACTTGGCGAACCTATCCACACTTGTAACCTTGCTGTCTGATGAAAGTGTCGTGGATGCCTTTATTCAAGCTAACTCTGTCGCTGATTTAGAAAAAATTATGGAAATCGAGGGTGAATATCTTGGAACTACTAATTAG